The Diospyros lotus cultivar Yz01 chromosome 15, ASM1463336v1, whole genome shotgun sequence genome has a window encoding:
- the LOC127792240 gene encoding fasciclin-like arabinogalactan protein 9, whose protein sequence is MAFRHFSISLLSLTSLLFLVTGQTPSAPAPSPAGPINITAILAKGGQYTTFIRLLTATQVANQINNQVNNSNQGLTVFAPTDNAFANLPAGYLNNLSVQQQVQLNLYHVLPKYYSLSDLLSVPNPVQTQASGNNGKPFSLFFSGEGNQVNVSTGIVATQVNNALRQDFPLAVFEVDKVLRPKEFDEVGAPAPAPANKNTTSSTPGSTTNSSAAEPAPRNGAGRLQLQVGLVSAGIGLFCMGMLR, encoded by the exons ATGGCTTTCAGACATTTCTCCATCAGTCTCTTATCTCTCACCTCTCTCCTTTTCCTCGTCACGGGCCAAACCCCCTCGGCTCCGGCCCCATCTCCGGCGGGCCCCATCAACATCACCGCCATCCTGGCCAAAGGCGGCCAGTACACCACCTTCATCCGCCTCCTCACTGCCACCCAAGTCGCCAACCAAATCAACAATCAGGTCAACAACTCCAACCAGGGTCTCACGGTCTTCGCCCCCACCGACAACGCCTTCGCCAACCTCCCCGCCGGCTACCTCAACAACCTCTCCGTCCAGCAGCAAGTCCAGCTCAACCTCTACCACGTCCTCCCCAAATACTACTCCTTGTCCGACCTCCTCTCCGTCCCCAATCCCGTCCAGACCCAAGCCAGCGGCAACAACGGAAAGCCCTTCAGCCTCTTCTTCTCCGGCGAGGGCAACCAG GTGAATGTCTCCACCGGCATTGTGGCGACCCAAGTGAACAACGCTCTGCGCCAGGACTTTCCGTTGGCCGTCTTCGAAGTGGACAAAGTGTTGAGGCCCAAGGAATTTGATGAAGTGGGCGCCCCGGCCCCGGCTCCGGCTAACAAAAACACCACTTCAAGCACGCCGGGCAGTACCACAAACTCGAGCGCGGCGGAGCCGGCTCCGAGAAATGGCGCCGGACGATTACAATTGCAGGTGGGTTTGGTTTCAGCTGGGATTGGATTATTTTGCATGGGGATGCTTAGGTGA